The following proteins are encoded in a genomic region of Anguilla anguilla isolate fAngAng1 chromosome 15, fAngAng1.pri, whole genome shotgun sequence:
- the trim13 gene encoding tripartite motif-containing 13 isoform X3, protein MELLEEDLTCPICCCLFEDPRVLPCSHSFCKKCLEGILDGNRGPTWRPPFKCPTCRKETLHNGIHSLQVNYSLRGIVEKYNKIRMSPKMSLCRQHSCQPLNIFCATDLKLICGFCATTGDHKGHKFCALEEAYQQEKTAFEELFKRFENWRSADVLSCLESLEASKKKSLQLVTKDAEKVTEYFDKLICTLDYKKNEILSDFETLKLAVMQSYDPEINKLRAVLDEQRRALSIAESFKDVSDPLCFLQQMQEFREKLRVIRETTLPSRSDMDVGSLMKNFDVKSWDSVMLRDVDKLAAPHEDGAYGSASVRFSKALWGLFVLVCLALSALLFVEPADLSLISARVSAVGHSYLPATVEVANYAAFCWSEVARVCLSLYEVCQKCVLCLLNATANLICCCKLL, encoded by the coding sequence ATGGAGCTCCTGGAAGAAGACCTCACCTGTCCGATTTGCTGCTGTCTTTTCGAAGACCCGCGAGTCCTCCCCTGCTCGCACAGCTTTTGTAAGAAATGTTTGGAGGGCATTCTGGATGGAAACCGAGGTCCCACGTGGAGACCGCCGTTCAAGTGTCCGACTTGTCGGAAGGAAACCCTGCACAATGGCATCCACAGCCTTCAAGTCAACTACTCCTTACGTGGAATCGTGGAGAAGTACAATAAAATAAGGATGTCCCCGAAGATGTCGCTCTGTCGACAGCACAGCTGCCAGCCGCTCAATATATTCTGTGCCACGGACTTGAAACTGATATGTGGGTTTTGCGCTACAACGGGGGATCACAAAGGGCACAAATTCTGCGCATTGGAAGAGGCTTACCAACAAGAGAAAACCGCCTTCGAAGAACTATTCAAACGCTTCGAAAACTGGCGAAGCGCTGATGTGCTGTCCTGTTTGGAGTCTTTAGAAGCCAGCAAGAAGAAATCGTTACAGCTGGTTACCAAAGACGCCGAAAAGGTAACCGAGTATTTCGATAAGTTGATATGCACACTAGATTATAAGAAAAACGAGATACTTTCAGATTTTGAAACGCTGAAGTTGGCTGTGATGCAGTCGTACGACCCAGAGATAAACAAACTGAGAGCGGTCCTGGATGAACAGAGGCGAGCCCTCAGCATCGCCGAATCGTTCAAAGATGTATCCGATCCGCTCTGTTTTCTCCAGCAAATGCAGGAATTTAGGGAAAAGCTGAGGGTGATTCGGGAAACTACACTGCCCTCTCGAAGCGACATGGATGTCGGATCCCTGATGAAAAACTTTGACGTAAAGAGCTGGGACTCTGTGATGCTCAGAGATGTGGACAAGCTCGCGGCTCCGCACGAGGACGGCGCCTACGGCTCCGCCAGTGTAAGGTTTTCCAAAGCGTTGTGGGGACTCTTCGTTTTAGTTTGTCTCGCACTGTCTGCGCTGTTGTTTGTGGAGCCGGCCGACCTCTCTCTAATTTCTGCCCGTGTCTCCGCAGTCGGTCACTCCTACTTACCGGCGACGGTAGAGGTGGCCAACTACGCTGCATTTTGCTGGAGCGAGGTGGCTAgggtgtgtctgtctctctatgaGGTATGCCAGAAGTGTGTCCTCTGTCTGCTTAATGCAACTGCAAACTTAATTTGCTGTTGCAAGCTGCTTTAG
- the LOC118214403 gene encoding putative potassium channel regulatory protein → MKMSTQDILTINVGGQKFTTTAATLKKHPDSRLARMLDGSDSEFRIFGGEVFVDRDGTLFKYILDYIRTYQVSLPPEFFDFEGLKREAEFYEVHALAEFLGRGGCRPTSELLELRFSIQDIHGFFRLFCSRSSTLETLATRISVYAEQPAANWNCTHQQQKPMIPVPLQRPSHHDVVFQCGTDYSSGDEFAARYVTILPDDRKLLNGTNILGLLVDTLLGEGFRLVSTRTVSSEEKVECYTFERNKIPHVLTINDS, encoded by the exons atgaaaatgagcaCTCAAGATATTTTAACAATAAACGTTGGGGGACAAAAATTCACCACCACAGCGGCAACACTGAAAAAGCATCCTGACTCCAGGCTCGCGCGTATGCTGGATGGTTCCGATTCTGAATTTCGAATCTTTGGCGGCGAGGTTTTCGTGGACAGAGATGGAACCTTATTTAAGTACATACTGGACTACATAAGGACCTATCAAGTCTCACTACCACCCGAATTCTTCGACTTTGAAGGATTGAAGCGTGAGGCGGAGTTCTACGAGGTGCACGCACTGGCAGAGTTTCTTGGCAGAGGTGGCTGTCGTCCAACGTCAGAATTATTAGAGTTGCGCTTCTCAATTCAGGACATACACGGATTCTTTAGATTATTCTGTTCGCGGAGCAGCACTCTGGAGACACTGGCCACGAGAATATCCGTGTACGCCGAGCAGCCGGCGGCAAATTGGAATTGCACCCACCAGCAGCAAAAACCTATGATACCTGTGCCGCTGCAACGGCCCTCTCATCATGACGTCGTCTTCCAGTGTGGCACAGATTACTCTTCCGGGGACGAGTTCGCTGCAAG GTATGTGACTATACTCCCAGATGACAGAAAGCTGTTGAACGGAACCAACATACTTGGTTTACTGGTGGACACGCTTCTGGGAGAAGGATTCCGACTTGTAAGCACGCGGACAGTATCCTCAGAAGAAAAGGTGGAGTGTTACACgtttgagagaaataagattCCTCACGTTCTTACGATAAACGATAGTTAG
- the trim13 gene encoding tripartite motif-containing 13 isoform X1, with protein sequence MRAESVIIIPNTSRVVSAAIKQLNNGKSFLEVFKSVQFPRKCSIPDIAEHNTMELLEEDLTCPICCCLFEDPRVLPCSHSFCKKCLEGILDGNRGPTWRPPFKCPTCRKETLHNGIHSLQVNYSLRGIVEKYNKIRMSPKMSLCRQHSCQPLNIFCATDLKLICGFCATTGDHKGHKFCALEEAYQQEKTAFEELFKRFENWRSADVLSCLESLEASKKKSLQLVTKDAEKVTEYFDKLICTLDYKKNEILSDFETLKLAVMQSYDPEINKLRAVLDEQRRALSIAESFKDVSDPLCFLQQMQEFREKLRVIRETTLPSRSDMDVGSLMKNFDVKSWDSVMLRDVDKLAAPHEDGAYGSASVRFSKALWGLFVLVCLALSALLFVEPADLSLISARVSAVGHSYLPATVEVANYAAFCWSEVARVCLSLYEVCQKCVLCLLNATANLICCCKLL encoded by the exons ATGCGTGCAGAATCTGTCATAATCATTCCCAATACATCGCGAGTAGTTTCAGCAGCTATAAAACAGCTTAATAACGGCAAATCATTTCTTGAAGTGTTTAAAAGCGTGCAGTTTCCGCGAAAATGCAGCATACCGGATATTGCGGAACAC AATACCATGGAGCTCCTGGAAGAAGACCTCACCTGTCCGATTTGCTGCTGTCTTTTCGAAGACCCGCGAGTCCTCCCCTGCTCGCACAGCTTTTGTAAGAAATGTTTGGAGGGCATTCTGGATGGAAACCGAGGTCCCACGTGGAGACCGCCGTTCAAGTGTCCGACTTGTCGGAAGGAAACCCTGCACAATGGCATCCACAGCCTTCAAGTCAACTACTCCTTACGTGGAATCGTGGAGAAGTACAATAAAATAAGGATGTCCCCGAAGATGTCGCTCTGTCGACAGCACAGCTGCCAGCCGCTCAATATATTCTGTGCCACGGACTTGAAACTGATATGTGGGTTTTGCGCTACAACGGGGGATCACAAAGGGCACAAATTCTGCGCATTGGAAGAGGCTTACCAACAAGAGAAAACCGCCTTCGAAGAACTATTCAAACGCTTCGAAAACTGGCGAAGCGCTGATGTGCTGTCCTGTTTGGAGTCTTTAGAAGCCAGCAAGAAGAAATCGTTACAGCTGGTTACCAAAGACGCCGAAAAGGTAACCGAGTATTTCGATAAGTTGATATGCACACTAGATTATAAGAAAAACGAGATACTTTCAGATTTTGAAACGCTGAAGTTGGCTGTGATGCAGTCGTACGACCCAGAGATAAACAAACTGAGAGCGGTCCTGGATGAACAGAGGCGAGCCCTCAGCATCGCCGAATCGTTCAAAGATGTATCCGATCCGCTCTGTTTTCTCCAGCAAATGCAGGAATTTAGGGAAAAGCTGAGGGTGATTCGGGAAACTACACTGCCCTCTCGAAGCGACATGGATGTCGGATCCCTGATGAAAAACTTTGACGTAAAGAGCTGGGACTCTGTGATGCTCAGAGATGTGGACAAGCTCGCGGCTCCGCACGAGGACGGCGCCTACGGCTCCGCCAGTGTAAGGTTTTCCAAAGCGTTGTGGGGACTCTTCGTTTTAGTTTGTCTCGCACTGTCTGCGCTGTTGTTTGTGGAGCCGGCCGACCTCTCTCTAATTTCTGCCCGTGTCTCCGCAGTCGGTCACTCCTACTTACCGGCGACGGTAGAGGTGGCCAACTACGCTGCATTTTGCTGGAGCGAGGTGGCTAgggtgtgtctgtctctctatgaGGTATGCCAGAAGTGTGTCCTCTGTCTGCTTAATGCAACTGCAAACTTAATTTGCTGTTGCAAGCTGCTTTAG
- the LOC118214405 gene encoding SPRY domain-containing protein 7 — MAALFSCCLGCCGDGGSGHVPLKEMPAVQLDTHHMGTDVVIVKSGRRICGTGGCLANAPLHQNKSYFEFKIQSTGVWGVGVATQKANLNQIPMGRDMHSLVLRHDGSVYHNNEEKNRLPANSLPQEGDIVGITYDHVEMNLYLNGKNMLCPASGIRGTVLPVVYVDDSAILDCQFSDFYHTAPPGFEKILFEQQIF, encoded by the exons ATGGCTGCTCTATTTTCCTGTTGTTTGGGGTGCTGCGGTGACGGTGGTTCTGGGCATGTTCCTCTTAAAGAAATGCCTGCAGTCCAGTTAGACACGCATCATATGG GCACAGATGTCGTGATCGTTAAAAGCGGGAGAAGAATCTGTGGCACTGGCGGCTGTCTGGCCAACGCGCCTCTCCATCAGAATAAGAGCTACTTCGAATTTAAGATCCAGTCCACAG gtgtgtggggtgtgggcgtggccactCAGAAGGCAAACCTGAACCAGATCCCCATGGGCCGGGACATGCACAGCCTGGTGCTGAGGCACGACGGGTCTGTGTACCACAACAACGAGGAGAAGAACCGCCTGCCCGCCAACAGCCTGCCACAGGAGGGCGATATAGTG GGCATCACATACGACCACGTGGAGATGAACTTGTATTTAAACGGGAAGAACATGCTCTGCCCCGCCTCAGGAATCCGGGGAACTGTTCTCCCCGTGGTATATG TGGACGACAGCGCCATACTGGACTGCCAGTTCTCTGACTTCTACCACACAGCGCCGCCGGGCTTCGAGAAGATCCTGTTTGAGCAGCAGATCTTCTGA
- the trim13 gene encoding tripartite motif-containing 13 isoform X2 — translation MQHTGYCGTRKILPRAIKTSDTLNTMELLEEDLTCPICCCLFEDPRVLPCSHSFCKKCLEGILDGNRGPTWRPPFKCPTCRKETLHNGIHSLQVNYSLRGIVEKYNKIRMSPKMSLCRQHSCQPLNIFCATDLKLICGFCATTGDHKGHKFCALEEAYQQEKTAFEELFKRFENWRSADVLSCLESLEASKKKSLQLVTKDAEKVTEYFDKLICTLDYKKNEILSDFETLKLAVMQSYDPEINKLRAVLDEQRRALSIAESFKDVSDPLCFLQQMQEFREKLRVIRETTLPSRSDMDVGSLMKNFDVKSWDSVMLRDVDKLAAPHEDGAYGSASVRFSKALWGLFVLVCLALSALLFVEPADLSLISARVSAVGHSYLPATVEVANYAAFCWSEVARVCLSLYEVCQKCVLCLLNATANLICCCKLL, via the exons ATGCAGCATACCGGATATTGCGGAACACGTAAAATACTCCCGCGTGCGATTAAAACAAGCGATACTTTA AATACCATGGAGCTCCTGGAAGAAGACCTCACCTGTCCGATTTGCTGCTGTCTTTTCGAAGACCCGCGAGTCCTCCCCTGCTCGCACAGCTTTTGTAAGAAATGTTTGGAGGGCATTCTGGATGGAAACCGAGGTCCCACGTGGAGACCGCCGTTCAAGTGTCCGACTTGTCGGAAGGAAACCCTGCACAATGGCATCCACAGCCTTCAAGTCAACTACTCCTTACGTGGAATCGTGGAGAAGTACAATAAAATAAGGATGTCCCCGAAGATGTCGCTCTGTCGACAGCACAGCTGCCAGCCGCTCAATATATTCTGTGCCACGGACTTGAAACTGATATGTGGGTTTTGCGCTACAACGGGGGATCACAAAGGGCACAAATTCTGCGCATTGGAAGAGGCTTACCAACAAGAGAAAACCGCCTTCGAAGAACTATTCAAACGCTTCGAAAACTGGCGAAGCGCTGATGTGCTGTCCTGTTTGGAGTCTTTAGAAGCCAGCAAGAAGAAATCGTTACAGCTGGTTACCAAAGACGCCGAAAAGGTAACCGAGTATTTCGATAAGTTGATATGCACACTAGATTATAAGAAAAACGAGATACTTTCAGATTTTGAAACGCTGAAGTTGGCTGTGATGCAGTCGTACGACCCAGAGATAAACAAACTGAGAGCGGTCCTGGATGAACAGAGGCGAGCCCTCAGCATCGCCGAATCGTTCAAAGATGTATCCGATCCGCTCTGTTTTCTCCAGCAAATGCAGGAATTTAGGGAAAAGCTGAGGGTGATTCGGGAAACTACACTGCCCTCTCGAAGCGACATGGATGTCGGATCCCTGATGAAAAACTTTGACGTAAAGAGCTGGGACTCTGTGATGCTCAGAGATGTGGACAAGCTCGCGGCTCCGCACGAGGACGGCGCCTACGGCTCCGCCAGTGTAAGGTTTTCCAAAGCGTTGTGGGGACTCTTCGTTTTAGTTTGTCTCGCACTGTCTGCGCTGTTGTTTGTGGAGCCGGCCGACCTCTCTCTAATTTCTGCCCGTGTCTCCGCAGTCGGTCACTCCTACTTACCGGCGACGGTAGAGGTGGCCAACTACGCTGCATTTTGCTGGAGCGAGGTGGCTAgggtgtgtctgtctctctatgaGGTATGCCAGAAGTGTGTCCTCTGTCTGCTTAATGCAACTGCAAACTTAATTTGCTGTTGCAAGCTGCTTTAG